A window from Citrus sinensis cultivar Valencia sweet orange chromosome 5, DVS_A1.0, whole genome shotgun sequence encodes these proteins:
- the LOC102629741 gene encoding uncharacterized protein LOC102629741 isoform X2: protein MANKQYLVVDAWLREAQEAEKLVEEIDGRVKNKSQEQQQQSLSDDIIARSKLLEVGVKLDRLESLLRNPPSKPILTNEDLESRWKMLSDIQLRMKALAVRLYAMPYPMPKRQGGLPAADTRETDINANSYDQGQMRASFAKDESELLQPLVAIRRSSFISMTLLWKICWTIGIILGAAAFLFILFILCAVI from the exons ATGGCCAATAAGCAGTATCTAGTTGTAGATGCATGGTTAAGAGAAGCTCAAGAGGCTGAAAAGTTGGTGGAAGAGATAGATGGCAGAGTCAAGAACAAAAGCCAAGAACAGCAGCAACAAAGTCTCAGCGATGACATAATTGCTAGATCCAAGCTTTTGGAAGTTGGAGTGAAGCTTGATCGCCTTGAATCACTTCTTCGTAACCCACCTTCAAAACCCATCTT AACGAATGAAGATTTGGAATCGCGATGGAAAATGCTGTCGGATATCCAGCTGAGAATGAAAGCACTTGCCGTCAGACTCTATGCAATGCCATATCCGATGCCAAAGAG GCAAGGAGGGTTACCTGCTGCAGATACCAGGGAAACAGATATAAATGCCAACAGCTATGACCAAG GTCAAATGAGGGCCTCATTCGCCAAAGATGAGTCAGAGCTGCTGCAACCTCTTGTG GCCATACGACGaagttctttcatttcaaTGACTTTGCTATGGAAGATTTGCTGGACCATTGGCATAATTCTTGGAGCCGCTGCATTTCTGTTTATCTTGTTTATCCTCTGTGCAGTCATATAA
- the LOC102629741 gene encoding uncharacterized protein LOC102629741 isoform X1 translates to MANKQYLVVDAWLREAQEAEKLVEEIDGRVKNKSQEQQQQSLSDDIIARSKLLEVGVKLDRLESLLRNPPSKPIFNLVLQCIYRTNEDLESRWKMLSDIQLRMKALAVRLYAMPYPMPKRQGGLPAADTRETDINANSYDQGQMRASFAKDESELLQPLVAIRRSSFISMTLLWKICWTIGIILGAAAFLFILFILCAVI, encoded by the exons ATGGCCAATAAGCAGTATCTAGTTGTAGATGCATGGTTAAGAGAAGCTCAAGAGGCTGAAAAGTTGGTGGAAGAGATAGATGGCAGAGTCAAGAACAAAAGCCAAGAACAGCAGCAACAAAGTCTCAGCGATGACATAATTGCTAGATCCAAGCTTTTGGAAGTTGGAGTGAAGCTTGATCGCCTTGAATCACTTCTTCGTAACCCACCTTCAAAACCCATCTT TAATCTGGTGTTGCAGTGCATTTACAGAACGAATGAAGATTTGGAATCGCGATGGAAAATGCTGTCGGATATCCAGCTGAGAATGAAAGCACTTGCCGTCAGACTCTATGCAATGCCATATCCGATGCCAAAGAG GCAAGGAGGGTTACCTGCTGCAGATACCAGGGAAACAGATATAAATGCCAACAGCTATGACCAAG GTCAAATGAGGGCCTCATTCGCCAAAGATGAGTCAGAGCTGCTGCAACCTCTTGTG GCCATACGACGaagttctttcatttcaaTGACTTTGCTATGGAAGATTTGCTGGACCATTGGCATAATTCTTGGAGCCGCTGCATTTCTGTTTATCTTGTTTATCCTCTGTGCAGTCATATAA